gtatttataCAAGACCTTGCTTTCTTCTCTAACAGAACTCCATATCcacaaaaccaaaaaagaatcAGAGTCTGTATTTTCTAAGTGTTCCTGGATCATTCTTTATAGCTTCCTCATTTAGCATTTCtcagattttcttttcctttctttgcCTCTTTTCCAAATGGATATTAGTAATGGAGAAATCATAAATGCAGCTCCCACTGTGCATGAAGAGAAGAAAGGAGGCCAGCAAATTTCCCTGCCTGAAAGCAAGTACAGTGAGTTTATATCAACCTTACCCACAAGAAATGATTGGAAATTCATGCCTCTTCACCAATATCAAGGCCATTGGTACTTCACTATTTACCTACAGGCAATATTGGCTGCTCAGGAAAAATTTCAAGCTCAAGCTGGTGATCTTATCTTATGTACTTATCCTAAAACTGGTACAACTTGGCTTAAGGCTTTAGCTTTTGCCATTACTACTCGCTCTCGTTATAGCGTTTCTGAGAGTCCTTTGCTGACATCTACACCGCATGATTGTGTACCTTTCATGGAAATTGAAATCGGAAGAAAAGAAACCTTTACTCGTGACCCAGAAAATCCACTTATAGCTACACATATTCCTTATGATTCGTTGCCGACTTCTGTAGCAACACTGGGATGTAAAATAGTGTACTTCTGCAGGGATCCTAAGGATGTTTTAGTGTCGATGTGGCACTTCTTGAGAGCAAGATTACCTGAAGGAATTGATGAAGATGCATATTGCAACATGGACGATTCCTTCAAAT
The nucleotide sequence above comes from Ricinus communis isolate WT05 ecotype wild-type chromosome 6, ASM1957865v1, whole genome shotgun sequence. Encoded proteins:
- the LOC8284798 gene encoding flavonol 3-sulfotransferase, which codes for MDISNGEIINAAPTVHEEKKGGQQISLPESKYSEFISTLPTRNDWKFMPLHQYQGHWYFTIYLQAILAAQEKFQAQAGDLILCTYPKTGTTWLKALAFAITTRSRYSVSESPLLTSTPHDCVPFMEIEIGRKETFTRDPENPLIATHIPYDSLPTSVATLGCKIVYFCRDPKDVLVSMWHFLRARLPEGIDEDAYCNMDDSFKSFCEGIALNGPYWDHVAGYWKASQEYPEKVLFLKYEDLKEDTVSNVKKLANFLGYPFTPQEESQGVVQQIIDLCSFENLKNLKATKDGAFSENSPFVIKNSLFYRNGKSGDWKNYFTEKMGTHLDQIVEQKLRGSGFSFLSQ